From a single Rosa rugosa chromosome 7, drRosRugo1.1, whole genome shotgun sequence genomic region:
- the LOC133720930 gene encoding ABC transporter B family member 4-like isoform X2: MVTGERQAARIRGLYLKTILRQDVAFFDMETNTGEVVGRMSGDTVLIQDAMGEKVGKFLQLLSTFIGGFIIAFIKGWLLTLVMLSSIPLLVASGATMSIIITKMASRGQTAYAKAANVVEQTIGSIRTVASFTGEREAITSYNKYLVDAYKSGVHEGSAAGIGLGLVMCVVFSTYALAVWFGSKMIRENGYTGGEVLNVIVAVLTGSMSLGQTSPCMSAFAAGQAAAYKMFQTISRKPEIDAYDEKGKTLGDISGDIELRDVYFSYPARPDEQIFDGFSLCIPSGTTAALVGQSGSGKSTVISLIERFYDPQAGEVLIDGINLKEFQLKWIRSKIGLVSQEPVLFASSIKENIAYGKDGATTEEIQAAAELANAAKFVDKLPQGLDSLVGEHGTQLSGGQKQRIAIARAILKDPRILLLDEATSALDAESERVVQEALDRIMVNRTTVVVAHRLSTVRNADMIAVIHKGKMVEKGSHLNLLKDPEGAYSQLIRLQEVNKESEQTSEDQNKPEITLASLRQSSQRTSSQRLSFARSLSRNSSVGNSSRHSYSVAFGLPTGLGGIGVQDVAYEETELAPEKPPNVSLRRIAALNKPEIPVLIIGTIAAIINGVILPIFGVLISRVIKTFYEPPHQQKKDAAFWAIIFMILGLISFVVIPARGYFFSVAGSKLIQRIRLLCFERVVHMEVGWFDEPENSSGAIGARLSADAASVRALVGDALAQMVQNMAAAVAGLVIAYIACWQLAFIVLALLPLIAVNGYVQIKFMKGFSADAKMMYEEASQVANDAVGSIRTVASFCAEEKVMELYRRKCEGPMKTGIRQGLISGIGFGVSFFFLFCVYATSFYAGAQLVKAGKTTFTDVFQVFFALTMAATGISQSSSFGPDSGKAKTSAASIFAIIDRPSKIDPSNESGTKIDGGVKGEIELRHVSFKYPSRPETPIFRDLNLTIRSGKTVALVGESGSGKSTVVALLQRFYDPDSGHITLDGIELGNYNLKWLRQQMGLVSQEPVLFNDTIRANIAYGKEETATEAEIIAASELANAHKFISSLHQGYDTVVGERGIQLSGGQKQRVAIARAIIKSPKILLLDEATSALDAESERVVQDALDRVMVNRTTVVVAHRLSTIKNADVIAVVKNGVIVEKGKHDNLINITDGFYASLIALHMSSSTA, from the exons ATGGTCACAGGGGAAAGACAAGCTGCAAGAATTAGAGGTTTGTATTTGAAAACAATATTGAGACAAGATGTTGCTTTCTTCGATATGGAAACAAACACTGGAGAGGTAGTTGGGAGAATGTCTGGTGACACTGTTCTCATTCAAGATGCCATGGGGGAGAAG GTTGGAAAATTCTTACAGCTGCTTTCAACATTCATTGGAGGGTTTATAATAGCATTCATCAAGGGGTGGCTTCTCACTCTTGTCATGCTATCCTCTATTCCTTTGCTTGTGGCATCTGGTGCAACGATGTCCATCATTATAACCAAGATGGCATCCCGTGGACAAACTGCTTACGCAAAAGCAGCAAATGTAGTTGAACAAACAATTGGGTCCATTAGAACC GTTGCATCATTTACTGGCGAGAGGGAAGCTATAACTAGTTATAACAAATATCTCGTAGATGCTTACAAATCAGGTGTTCATGAAGGTTCAGCTGCTGGAATAGGTCTTGGCTTGGTTATGTGTGTTGTGTTCAGCACATATGCCTTGGCTGTATGGTTTGGTTCAAAGATGATAAGGGAAAATGGATATACTGGGGGTGAAGTACTGAATGTGATTGTTGCTGTGTTGACTGGATCTAT GTCTTTAGGGCAGACATCACCATGCATGAGTGCATTTGCTGCTGGTCAAGCTGCAGCTTATAAGATGTTTCAGACTATTAGTAGAAAGCCAGAGATAGATGCTTATGATGAAAAGGGAAAGACTTTGGGTGACATTTCGGGAGACATAGAGTTGAGAGATGTTTATTTCAGCTATCCAGCCAGACCGGATGAGCAAATATTTGACGGGTTCTCTCTTTGTATCCCTAGTGGCACAACTGCTGCTTTGGTTGGACAAAGTGGAAGTGGCAAGTCAACAGTCATCAGTCTGATAGAGAGATTTTATGATCCGCAAGCTGGTGAAGTTTTAATAGATGGCATAAACCTAAAAGAATTTCAACTTAAATGGATTCGGAGTAAAATTGGTCTTGTCAGTCAGGAACCTGTCCTGTTTGCATCCAGCATTAAGGAAAATATTGCCTATGGAAAGGATGGTGCTACCACTGAAGAGATACAAGCAGCAGCTGAGCTTGCAAATGCGGCTAAATTTGTTGATAAATTGCCTCAG ggCCTTGACAGCTTGGTCGGTGAGCATGGAACTCAGCTGTCTGGTGGGCAGAAGCAGAGAATTGCTATTGCAAGAGCAATTTTGAAAGACCCAAGGATTTTACTTCTGGATGAAGCTACAAGTGCACTTGATGCAGAATCTGAGAGGGTAGTTCAAGAAGCATTGGATAGGATTATGGTTAACCGAACTACTGTTGTTGTCGCTCATCGTTTGAGTACAGTGAGGAATGCAGACATGATTGCTGTCATTCATAAAGGAAAGATGGTTGAAAAAG GTTCGCACTTGAATTTACTCAAAGATCCTGAGGGAGCTTACTCTCAGCTTATACGCTTGCAAGAAGTAAACAAAGAGTCAGAACAAACGTCAGAAGACCAAAACAAACCTGAAATAACTCTGGCATCTCTTAGACAGTCGAGTCAAAGAACATCGAGTCAAAGACTTTCGTTTGCACGATCCTTAAGTAGAAATTCTTCTGTAGGAAATAGCAGCCGTCACTCATATTCAGTGGCATTTGGTTTACCCACTGGACTTGGAGGCATTGGTGTCCAAGATGTTGCATATGAAGAAACAGAGCTAGCACCAGAGAAACCTCCAAATGTCTCACTCCGCCGCATTGCTGCCCTGAACAAACCTGAGATTCCAGTTCTTATTATTGGAACTATAGCTGCAATCATCAATGGTGTTATACTTCCAATATTCGGTGTGCTCATTTCCAGGGTTATAAAGACTTTCTATGAACCACCTCATCAACAGAAGAAAGATGCAGCATTTTGGGCAATAATTTTTATGATCCTTGGTCTGATATCATTCGTGGTGATCCCAGCACGAGGATATTTCTTTTCAGTAGCTGGCAGCAAGTTAATTCAGCGTATCAGATTATTGTGTTTTGAGAGAGTGGTTCACATGGAGGTTGGGTGGTTTGATGAGCCTGAGAACTCAAGTGGTGCAATTGGTGCAAGGCTCTCAGCAGATGCAGCGTCGGTGAGGGCCCTAGTCGGAGATGCTCTAGCTCAGATGGTTCAAAACATGGCAGCTGCAGTTGCAGGTTTGGTCATTGCTTATATTGCATGTTGGCAGCTGGCATTTATTGTCCTCGCATTGCTTCCTCTCATCGCAGTTAATGGATATGTACAAATAAAGTTCATGAAAGGATTCAGCGCAGATGCAAAG ATGATGTATGAGGAGGCAAGCCAAGTTGCTAATGACGCAGTTGGAAGTATAAGAACAGTTGCTTCTTTCTGTGCTGAAGAGAAGGTAATGGAACTATACAGAAGGAAATGTGAAGGCCCTATGAAGACAGGGATAAGACAAGGCTTGATCAGTGGTATAGGATTTGGGgtatctttcttctttttgttttgtgtctaCGCAACCAGTTTCTATGCGGGAGCTCAACTCGTGAAGGCTGGCAAAACAACATTTACAGACGTTTTCCAA GTTTTCTTTGCTCTGACCATGGCAGCTACCGGAATTTCTCAATCAAGCTCCTTTGGTCCCGATTCTGGTAAAGCCAAAACTTCTGCTGCTTCCATATTTGCAATAATAGACCGGCCATCAAAGATAGACCCAAGTAACGAGTCTGGCACGAAAATTGATGGCGGTGTGAAAGGAGAGATTGAGCTTCGCCATGTAAGCTTTAAGTATCCATCTAGGCCAGAAACACCTATTTTCCGAGACCTCAATTTAACTATCCGCTCTGGCAAG ACGGTTGCCCTGGTTGGAGAAAGTGGGAGCGGAAAATCAACTGTTGTTGCATTGTTGCAAAGATTTTATGATCCGGATTCAGGTCATATCACACTTGATGGAATTGAACTTGGCAACTACAACTTGAAATGGTTGAGGCAGCAGATGGGACTCGTAAGCCAAGAACCTGTTTTATTTAATGACACCATTCGCGCCAACATTGCGTATGGAAAGGAAGAAACTGCAACTGAGGCAGAAATTATAGCTGCATCAGAGTTGGCCAATGCCCACAAGTTCATCAGTAGCCTACACCAG GGCTATGATACCGTAGTAGGAGAACGAGGAATCCAATTATCCGGGGGGCAGAAGCAACGTGTAGCCATTGCGCGTGCTATAATCAAGAGCCCCAAGATATTACTGTTGGATGAAGCTACGAGTGCACTTGATGCCGAATCTGAGAGAGTGGTTCAAGATGCATTAGACCGAGTCATGGTGAACCGGACAACAGTGGTGGTGGCTCATAGACTATCCACAATCAAGAATGCTGATGTGATTGCAGTGGTTAAAAATGGAGTTATAGTAGAGAAAGGGAAGCATGACAATTTGATTAATATCACCGATGGGTTTTATGCATCCCTAATTGCTCTTCACATGAGCTCTTCAACTGCATGA
- the LOC133720930 gene encoding ABC transporter B family member 11-like isoform X1 codes for MAEENGDTKNHENHAEEEKSSAPMNRDQPGSSASNGDEKVEKIPFSKLFSFADKTDVILMVVGTIGAIGNGSCMPLMTLLFGEMIDSFGSNQNSDIVSVVSKVSLKFVYLAVGAAVAAFLQVSCWMVTGERQAARIRGLYLKTILRQDVAFFDMETNTGEVVGRMSGDTVLIQDAMGEKVGKFLQLLSTFIGGFIIAFIKGWLLTLVMLSSIPLLVASGATMSIIITKMASRGQTAYAKAANVVEQTIGSIRTVASFTGEREAITSYNKYLVDAYKSGVHEGSAAGIGLGLVMCVVFSTYALAVWFGSKMIRENGYTGGEVLNVIVAVLTGSMSLGQTSPCMSAFAAGQAAAYKMFQTISRKPEIDAYDEKGKTLGDISGDIELRDVYFSYPARPDEQIFDGFSLCIPSGTTAALVGQSGSGKSTVISLIERFYDPQAGEVLIDGINLKEFQLKWIRSKIGLVSQEPVLFASSIKENIAYGKDGATTEEIQAAAELANAAKFVDKLPQGLDSLVGEHGTQLSGGQKQRIAIARAILKDPRILLLDEATSALDAESERVVQEALDRIMVNRTTVVVAHRLSTVRNADMIAVIHKGKMVEKGSHLNLLKDPEGAYSQLIRLQEVNKESEQTSEDQNKPEITLASLRQSSQRTSSQRLSFARSLSRNSSVGNSSRHSYSVAFGLPTGLGGIGVQDVAYEETELAPEKPPNVSLRRIAALNKPEIPVLIIGTIAAIINGVILPIFGVLISRVIKTFYEPPHQQKKDAAFWAIIFMILGLISFVVIPARGYFFSVAGSKLIQRIRLLCFERVVHMEVGWFDEPENSSGAIGARLSADAASVRALVGDALAQMVQNMAAAVAGLVIAYIACWQLAFIVLALLPLIAVNGYVQIKFMKGFSADAKMMYEEASQVANDAVGSIRTVASFCAEEKVMELYRRKCEGPMKTGIRQGLISGIGFGVSFFFLFCVYATSFYAGAQLVKAGKTTFTDVFQVFFALTMAATGISQSSSFGPDSGKAKTSAASIFAIIDRPSKIDPSNESGTKIDGGVKGEIELRHVSFKYPSRPETPIFRDLNLTIRSGKTVALVGESGSGKSTVVALLQRFYDPDSGHITLDGIELGNYNLKWLRQQMGLVSQEPVLFNDTIRANIAYGKEETATEAEIIAASELANAHKFISSLHQGYDTVVGERGIQLSGGQKQRVAIARAIIKSPKILLLDEATSALDAESERVVQDALDRVMVNRTTVVVAHRLSTIKNADVIAVVKNGVIVEKGKHDNLINITDGFYASLIALHMSSSTA; via the exons ATGGCTGAGGAGAATGGTGATACCAAAAATCATGAAAACCAtgcagaagaagagaaaagctCAGCCCCCATGAATAGGGATCAGCCAGGCTCATCAGCTAGCAATGGAGATGAGAAAGTTGAAAAGATTCCTTTCTCCAAGCTATTCTCCTTTGCAGATAAGACTGATGTTATCTTGATGGTTGTCGGCACGATTGGTGCCATTGGGAATGGTTCTTGTATGCCCCTCATGACGCTATTGTTTGGGGAGATGATAGATTCTTTTGGATCTAATCAAAATTCAGACATAGTCTCAGTTGTTTCAAAG GTCTCTCTGAAATTTGTTTACCTGGCTGTGGGAGCAGCTGTGGCAGCATTTCTCC AGGTGTCTTGCTGGATGGTCACAGGGGAAAGACAAGCTGCAAGAATTAGAGGTTTGTATTTGAAAACAATATTGAGACAAGATGTTGCTTTCTTCGATATGGAAACAAACACTGGAGAGGTAGTTGGGAGAATGTCTGGTGACACTGTTCTCATTCAAGATGCCATGGGGGAGAAG GTTGGAAAATTCTTACAGCTGCTTTCAACATTCATTGGAGGGTTTATAATAGCATTCATCAAGGGGTGGCTTCTCACTCTTGTCATGCTATCCTCTATTCCTTTGCTTGTGGCATCTGGTGCAACGATGTCCATCATTATAACCAAGATGGCATCCCGTGGACAAACTGCTTACGCAAAAGCAGCAAATGTAGTTGAACAAACAATTGGGTCCATTAGAACC GTTGCATCATTTACTGGCGAGAGGGAAGCTATAACTAGTTATAACAAATATCTCGTAGATGCTTACAAATCAGGTGTTCATGAAGGTTCAGCTGCTGGAATAGGTCTTGGCTTGGTTATGTGTGTTGTGTTCAGCACATATGCCTTGGCTGTATGGTTTGGTTCAAAGATGATAAGGGAAAATGGATATACTGGGGGTGAAGTACTGAATGTGATTGTTGCTGTGTTGACTGGATCTAT GTCTTTAGGGCAGACATCACCATGCATGAGTGCATTTGCTGCTGGTCAAGCTGCAGCTTATAAGATGTTTCAGACTATTAGTAGAAAGCCAGAGATAGATGCTTATGATGAAAAGGGAAAGACTTTGGGTGACATTTCGGGAGACATAGAGTTGAGAGATGTTTATTTCAGCTATCCAGCCAGACCGGATGAGCAAATATTTGACGGGTTCTCTCTTTGTATCCCTAGTGGCACAACTGCTGCTTTGGTTGGACAAAGTGGAAGTGGCAAGTCAACAGTCATCAGTCTGATAGAGAGATTTTATGATCCGCAAGCTGGTGAAGTTTTAATAGATGGCATAAACCTAAAAGAATTTCAACTTAAATGGATTCGGAGTAAAATTGGTCTTGTCAGTCAGGAACCTGTCCTGTTTGCATCCAGCATTAAGGAAAATATTGCCTATGGAAAGGATGGTGCTACCACTGAAGAGATACAAGCAGCAGCTGAGCTTGCAAATGCGGCTAAATTTGTTGATAAATTGCCTCAG ggCCTTGACAGCTTGGTCGGTGAGCATGGAACTCAGCTGTCTGGTGGGCAGAAGCAGAGAATTGCTATTGCAAGAGCAATTTTGAAAGACCCAAGGATTTTACTTCTGGATGAAGCTACAAGTGCACTTGATGCAGAATCTGAGAGGGTAGTTCAAGAAGCATTGGATAGGATTATGGTTAACCGAACTACTGTTGTTGTCGCTCATCGTTTGAGTACAGTGAGGAATGCAGACATGATTGCTGTCATTCATAAAGGAAAGATGGTTGAAAAAG GTTCGCACTTGAATTTACTCAAAGATCCTGAGGGAGCTTACTCTCAGCTTATACGCTTGCAAGAAGTAAACAAAGAGTCAGAACAAACGTCAGAAGACCAAAACAAACCTGAAATAACTCTGGCATCTCTTAGACAGTCGAGTCAAAGAACATCGAGTCAAAGACTTTCGTTTGCACGATCCTTAAGTAGAAATTCTTCTGTAGGAAATAGCAGCCGTCACTCATATTCAGTGGCATTTGGTTTACCCACTGGACTTGGAGGCATTGGTGTCCAAGATGTTGCATATGAAGAAACAGAGCTAGCACCAGAGAAACCTCCAAATGTCTCACTCCGCCGCATTGCTGCCCTGAACAAACCTGAGATTCCAGTTCTTATTATTGGAACTATAGCTGCAATCATCAATGGTGTTATACTTCCAATATTCGGTGTGCTCATTTCCAGGGTTATAAAGACTTTCTATGAACCACCTCATCAACAGAAGAAAGATGCAGCATTTTGGGCAATAATTTTTATGATCCTTGGTCTGATATCATTCGTGGTGATCCCAGCACGAGGATATTTCTTTTCAGTAGCTGGCAGCAAGTTAATTCAGCGTATCAGATTATTGTGTTTTGAGAGAGTGGTTCACATGGAGGTTGGGTGGTTTGATGAGCCTGAGAACTCAAGTGGTGCAATTGGTGCAAGGCTCTCAGCAGATGCAGCGTCGGTGAGGGCCCTAGTCGGAGATGCTCTAGCTCAGATGGTTCAAAACATGGCAGCTGCAGTTGCAGGTTTGGTCATTGCTTATATTGCATGTTGGCAGCTGGCATTTATTGTCCTCGCATTGCTTCCTCTCATCGCAGTTAATGGATATGTACAAATAAAGTTCATGAAAGGATTCAGCGCAGATGCAAAG ATGATGTATGAGGAGGCAAGCCAAGTTGCTAATGACGCAGTTGGAAGTATAAGAACAGTTGCTTCTTTCTGTGCTGAAGAGAAGGTAATGGAACTATACAGAAGGAAATGTGAAGGCCCTATGAAGACAGGGATAAGACAAGGCTTGATCAGTGGTATAGGATTTGGGgtatctttcttctttttgttttgtgtctaCGCAACCAGTTTCTATGCGGGAGCTCAACTCGTGAAGGCTGGCAAAACAACATTTACAGACGTTTTCCAA GTTTTCTTTGCTCTGACCATGGCAGCTACCGGAATTTCTCAATCAAGCTCCTTTGGTCCCGATTCTGGTAAAGCCAAAACTTCTGCTGCTTCCATATTTGCAATAATAGACCGGCCATCAAAGATAGACCCAAGTAACGAGTCTGGCACGAAAATTGATGGCGGTGTGAAAGGAGAGATTGAGCTTCGCCATGTAAGCTTTAAGTATCCATCTAGGCCAGAAACACCTATTTTCCGAGACCTCAATTTAACTATCCGCTCTGGCAAG ACGGTTGCCCTGGTTGGAGAAAGTGGGAGCGGAAAATCAACTGTTGTTGCATTGTTGCAAAGATTTTATGATCCGGATTCAGGTCATATCACACTTGATGGAATTGAACTTGGCAACTACAACTTGAAATGGTTGAGGCAGCAGATGGGACTCGTAAGCCAAGAACCTGTTTTATTTAATGACACCATTCGCGCCAACATTGCGTATGGAAAGGAAGAAACTGCAACTGAGGCAGAAATTATAGCTGCATCAGAGTTGGCCAATGCCCACAAGTTCATCAGTAGCCTACACCAG GGCTATGATACCGTAGTAGGAGAACGAGGAATCCAATTATCCGGGGGGCAGAAGCAACGTGTAGCCATTGCGCGTGCTATAATCAAGAGCCCCAAGATATTACTGTTGGATGAAGCTACGAGTGCACTTGATGCCGAATCTGAGAGAGTGGTTCAAGATGCATTAGACCGAGTCATGGTGAACCGGACAACAGTGGTGGTGGCTCATAGACTATCCACAATCAAGAATGCTGATGTGATTGCAGTGGTTAAAAATGGAGTTATAGTAGAGAAAGGGAAGCATGACAATTTGATTAATATCACCGATGGGTTTTATGCATCCCTAATTGCTCTTCACATGAGCTCTTCAACTGCATGA